One Edaphobacter flagellatus genomic region harbors:
- a CDS encoding epoxide hydrolase family protein: MEELSNKSRRHFLKTSSMLSLGATFSQVMIGKAFADSQPIAAHTGQIGDIAIRPFHVNVPEAELTELRRRIQAARWPEQERVADASQGVQLHTMQRVAQYWADEYDWRKVEARLNTLPQFITEIDGLDIHFIHVRSKHENALPLIVTHGWPGSIIEQLKIIDPLTNPTAHGGSASDAFDVVIPSLPGYGFSGKPTTTGWDIAHIVRAWTTLMKRLGYTHFVAAGGDVGAQVADEFGVQAPPELLGLHSNMPGTVPADIARALNNHEPAPAGLSTEERHAWDQLDFFYKKGLGYAIEMSNRPQTLYGLMDSPIGLAAWMIDHDARSEELITRAFDGKTEGLTRDDILDNITLYWLTNTAVSAARSYWDYSSTAKKGFFDVKGATVSVAVSAFPDEIYTAPRSWAEKAYPKLIHYNKLPKGGHFAAWEQPTLYSEELRAGFRSLRSKA; the protein is encoded by the coding sequence ATGGAAGAACTAAGCAACAAATCACGCCGTCACTTTCTCAAGACCAGCTCAATGCTGAGTCTGGGAGCTACGTTTAGTCAGGTAATGATCGGCAAGGCATTCGCAGACTCCCAACCGATCGCTGCCCACACGGGCCAGATCGGAGATATTGCAATTCGCCCGTTTCATGTGAACGTTCCGGAAGCGGAACTTACGGAACTGCGCCGGCGCATTCAAGCGGCTCGGTGGCCTGAGCAGGAACGTGTCGCCGATGCGTCGCAAGGCGTCCAGCTTCACACCATGCAGAGGGTCGCGCAGTATTGGGCAGATGAGTACGACTGGCGCAAGGTCGAAGCAAGATTGAACACACTGCCGCAGTTCATCACCGAGATCGATGGCCTCGACATTCATTTCATTCACGTTCGCTCGAAACATGAAAATGCGTTGCCACTCATCGTCACGCACGGGTGGCCCGGCTCAATCATCGAGCAGCTGAAGATCATTGATCCGCTTACGAATCCGACCGCCCATGGCGGCAGCGCATCCGATGCATTCGACGTTGTGATTCCGTCGCTGCCCGGCTACGGATTCTCGGGCAAGCCGACGACTACGGGTTGGGACATCGCCCACATTGTGCGCGCTTGGACGACGTTAATGAAGCGTCTGGGATATACGCACTTTGTTGCTGCAGGCGGCGATGTGGGGGCGCAGGTCGCCGACGAATTTGGCGTGCAGGCACCTCCGGAACTGCTTGGCCTTCACTCAAACATGCCCGGGACGGTTCCGGCCGACATTGCCAGAGCACTCAATAACCATGAACCAGCGCCGGCTGGCTTATCTACCGAAGAACGGCACGCCTGGGACCAGCTCGACTTCTTCTACAAGAAAGGACTCGGTTACGCCATCGAGATGAGCAACCGTCCCCAGACGCTCTACGGTCTTATGGATTCGCCTATTGGACTTGCAGCCTGGATGATCGATCACGATGCACGCAGCGAGGAGCTTATTACGCGCGCCTTCGACGGAAAAACCGAAGGTCTGACGCGAGACGACATCCTCGACAACATCACGCTCTATTGGCTGACGAACACGGCGGTATCTGCGGCGCGATCTTATTGGGACTATAGCTCCACGGCGAAGAAAGGGTTTTTCGACGTCAAGGGTGCCACCGTTTCCGTTGCCGTCAGTGCCTTTCCGGACGAGATTTATACCGCTCCGCGCAGCTGGGCGGAGAAAGCGTACCCCAAGCTCATTCACTACAATAAGCTTCCCAAAGGAGGGCACTTTGCGGCCTGGGAACAGCCGACGCTCTATTCAGAAGAGTTACGCGCCGGCTTCAGATCATTGCGAAGCAAAGCGTGA
- a CDS encoding TetR/AcrR family transcriptional regulator, whose amino-acid sequence MATKSTRDHLIDIGLKLMHQHGYNATGVAEILKAADVPKGSFYHHFGSKEDFAAAALGRYTEREAAHADSVLMGSKMAPLKRLKQYFTDLVKYYGQKGAIPGCMMGRFSLEIAAANPELRKQISATFTHWQHTIATVIEQAVAQKELPAGTDPESLAGFLLNSWEGAVLRSQAEASDAPLELFMQIAFDQLLKKHSKA is encoded by the coding sequence ATGGCAACGAAATCGACGCGGGATCACCTGATTGACATAGGTCTGAAGCTGATGCACCAGCATGGATACAACGCTACTGGTGTAGCAGAGATTCTGAAGGCGGCGGATGTGCCGAAGGGCTCGTTTTACCACCACTTCGGGAGCAAAGAAGACTTTGCGGCGGCAGCGCTCGGGAGATATACCGAGCGCGAGGCTGCGCATGCCGACTCGGTCTTGATGGGCTCGAAGATGGCGCCACTCAAACGTCTGAAGCAGTACTTCACGGATCTCGTGAAGTACTATGGCCAGAAAGGAGCTATTCCCGGCTGTATGATGGGCCGTTTCAGTCTGGAGATTGCGGCAGCGAATCCAGAACTGAGAAAACAGATCAGTGCTACGTTTACGCACTGGCAGCACACGATTGCTACGGTCATTGAGCAAGCGGTCGCGCAGAAGGAACTGCCTGCGGGTACAGACCCTGAATCGCTGGCGGGTTTTCTGCTCAATAGCTGGGAAGGAGCGGTACTGCGTTCGCAGGCGGAAGCAAGCGACGCTCCGCTGGAACTCTTTATGCAGATCGCATTCGATCAATTGCTGAAGAAACACTCGAAAGCCTGA